cgtcaggttgacccagtcaacccctTGTTGACTGctcacgtcatgctgacgtcagcttacactattctggataatattagaattaaatagataaataaattcagaaaatgattaaaactttagaaaaacatagaaaataaaccgtaactcggatgaaaatgttttgtacatgaaagttgctcagaacgacgagacgaatccgaatacgcagcccgttcgtcagCCACATGTCCTTAGCATAGCAAACGCGCAACATTTCacctctggttcatctgtccgaaaacgcgaaacgccggggatactttcccggatgttccccccttcgttggtatcacctactaccgcgttagggcacacctagcactgcgtattgccatgttatgctttgtgatgctttgattgctctgttatttattgtgttccccctccgttacttctttccggtagaccccgagactgccagCGACCcctagttcgactacggagttgacgacccctccttgccagagcaaccaggcaagcccccccccccttgatcaccagatatcgccaattcttctctatacttcgggaggtgatcacgggtatatactatatactttatatacatgacacatgtggtgactaaagtcgggtcggctcgttgagtacccgcaagtggttctgatgagggggctgaaaggagaggtggctccatcccggtagaggtgggcctgggttcctgacggcccccgactgttactttgtggtggagcgacagggcaggttgagaccacctaggagagaggtgggcctggccctggtcagcgttcgcggatatttaacacacttaacgagatcttggtatttgatctgagtctggccatttggtctatatgcaccaaccaactacgcgggaacagttatgggcactcgacgtcgtggtatcagccgaagccttcatgacgtcagcgacggagcggcgcgcgccggattggactggaacgcctgctaggctaggtctgcttccggccgccctcgcaacgtgcaggtgtccaatgggcgatgggcccagacccctgcgccataggatttagaccggcgtgctgacctctctgttgtgcctaggtagggctgcgacgtgttgatcttacgaggccgggcatgacccagaaaagtgtgtccggccaaatgggatcgagcgtgttgggttatgtggtgcacccctgcagggaagtttatctattcaaatagccgtgtccctcggtaaaaggacgacccggagttgtaccttgaccttatgacaactagaactggatacttaataaaacacacccttccaagtgccagatataacccagtgatcgctctctaacagggcgacgaggaggggatcgccgggtaggtttgtGCTATACGATGCtgcttggtgaacttaccatctactctctcctacatgccgcaagatggaggtggccagaagcgtagtcttcaacaggattagctatccccctcttattctggcattctgcagttcagtccaccgatatggccctttacacatatacccatgcatctGTAGTGTaactccttgcttgcgagtactttggatgagtactcacggttgcttttctccctcttttccccctttcctttctacctggttgtcgcagccagatgctggagtccaggagttagagatcccgaggatgattctacatggagttcggcttcgaggagtagttaggaggtcccaggcaggaggccttgccttttcgatcgttgctacttttgtgctagccttcttaaggcaaacttgtttaacttatgtctgtactcagatattgttgcttccgctgactcgtctatgatcgagcacttgtattcgagccctcgaggcccctggcttgtattatgatgcttgtatgacttatttatgttgtagagttgtgttgtgatatcttcccgtgagtccctgatcttgatcgtacacatttgcgtgcatgattagtgtacgattgaatcgggggcgtcagaGTGGTCGCGCCAGCAGGCGACCGAGGCGGGGTCGGGGCGGGCGACCGAGGCGGTGTCGGGGCAGCGGTCGCGCCAGCAGGCGACCGAGGTGGGGTCGGGGCGGGCGACCGAGGCGGGGTCGGGGCGGGCGACCGAGGCGGTGTCGGGTTAGCGCCAGGAgaggccggcccagccggcgGCCAAACATGCGGCCCAGCATGCATGGCGGAGGACCGGGGCGACGTCGACGCGGCTCTAGGCGACGAGGGCGTCGAGCCGAAGGAGAGAGCCGCGGACGTCCCCGATCCGGAGGAGGCACCGCGGCCGTCCCCGATCCGGAGGAGGTCGCCGCGGGTGGGGGTGCCGGAGCACCCAAGGccggcagcgggcggcggcgcggaggagaaCCCGCTGCGGGAGGGGAAAACGGCGCCACCTGTTCGTGTGCAAAGGGAAACACAAGCTCATCAAAGTACACGTGTCGTGAGGTGATGACACGGTGAGACACGGGGGCATAGCAGCGATAGCCCTTAGTGTTAGCCGGGTAACCAAGGAAGACACATGGAATGGATTGAGGAGCGAGTTTATGAGATGTGGTGGCGGTGATGTTGGGATAATAGTGGCAACCGAAAATACGGAAACCATCGTAGGAGGGAGGAGTGCCATATAAGAGATGGTGAGGCGCATAGTTCCAGCGCGGGCGACATGGTCGGAGGTTAAGGAGTAGGGTGGCGGTGGCGAGGGCGTCGGGCCAGAACCAAGAAGGCATGTAGGCATGTTAAAGAAGGGTACGCACACACTCATTGAGGGTGCGAAGGATGCGCTCGGCACGGCCATTCTACCGGGAGGTGTACGGACACGTGAGACGAAACATAGTGCTGTAGGTGGAAAGAAGATGGCGAATGGTGAGGTTGTCGAATTCTTTTTCGTTGTCGGTTTGAAGTGCGAGTATGGGTCGCCCGAACTGTGTGGAAACATAAGCATAAAATGCGATGAGGGTAGCTGCAACATCGGATTTCCTACGAAGAGGAAATGTCCACACAATGTGAGAGTAATCATCCAGTATAACAAGATAGTAAAGATAATCAGAATTACCGGGTACTGGAGATGTCCATACATCACTGTGAATTAACTCAAACGGAAAAGAAGCAACTGTGGAAGAGGAACTAAACGGAAGGCGAACATGTTTGCCTAACCGGCAAGCTTCACAGGAGTGAGCGGCCGTTTTATTACATGAAAAAGAAAATCCTCTCATTATTTGACGAAGTGAAGAAGTGCTAGGATGCCCGAGACGAGCATGCCAAAGATCGACGCCGGCGGAAAGAGCTCGAGGACCACCCGGAGATGACGGCAACTGAACTGGGTAGAGGTCGCCGGGACTGTTACAGCGGTGAAGAATCATCCTGGTGTGAGCGTACTTAACAGAAAAGCCAACTTCGTCAAATTCCACAGTTACAGAATTATCACGAGAAAGATTACGAACAGAAACTAAGTTCTGAATAAGACCAGGAGAAACAATGACATTATTAAGAGAAAGAGGTCTAGAGTTAGAGGGAAAGGGTGCAGAACCGACATGAGAGATGGGAAGACCAACACCGTTGCCGATGATGATGCGAGAGGGAGTGGAAGTTGGATGGACGGAGGAGAGGTTACCCGAATGAGCGGACATATGAGCGGTGGCGCCGGAGTCCATGATCcaatcgccgccgccaccggagtAGGGTGGCGGCTGCTGCAGCGCCGCTAGGAGGGCCGGGTCGTAGTAGGGGGCGCCGTACGCGCCGTAGTAGGGCGCGACAGGAGGGGCGGGAGTGCCGCCGTAGGCGCCGAGAGGCGCGGCCAGGAGCGCCTGGTGGGTGCTCGGGCGGGGGCCGAGGATGCCCGGGGCGGGGGGCCGCGGCACCGGCATGCTGTAGGCGTGCACGACCCCCGTCCAGGGATTGTAGCCGCCGGCCCAGGGTGGCGGGGGCTGCTGCTGGGGAGGTGGACGACCGCCGCCACCTTTCCCTCCTTCTTGGCGTTGGCGGCCACGACCACGGCGACGGTTGCCGCCGTTCCCACCGTTGCGCGGTGGTTGGGGCGGCTGGGGCACCGGCGTGGGCTGCGGGATAGCCGGAGGGCGAGGCGCCGAGGGTGGTGTAGAGGCGCCATTGGAGAGGCCGGCGGCCAGCGCGGTGTGGACGACACGGGTGCGGAGGTGCTTCATCCGCCGCTCCTCAAGACGAAGATAGGCTACCGCCCGCTCGTAAGTAGGGTTGGCCATGAGGGTGAGGTTGGAGGCGGCGTTGCCGAAGTCCTCGTTGAGGCCGGCGGTGAGCGTCGAGAGGAGGAGCTCGTCGCCCACCTTGAACCCGACGTCGTTGAGCTCGTCGGAGAGGGTCTTGAGCCGGAGACAGTAGGCGTCGATGGTGGAGTCGTTTTGATGACACCCAAAAAATTCCTGCTGCAAGAAAACAATCCGCTGAAGCTTGTTCTCGGTGAAGAGTCCATTGATCTTGGTCCACACCGTGTAGGCATCGTCCCCATCGCGAACGACAGTGTGGAAGATGTCCGGGGAGACGGTGAGGAAGAACCACCGGATGAGGGTGGCGTCGATGGTGAGCCAGTTGGCGTCGTGGTTGCCGGCGAAGAAGTTGGCGAGACCGTCCACGTGATCACGAAGGTTGTGCTCACGGAAGAGGAGATTGAAGTAGGTTTTCCAGGCATAGTAGTTTGCGGAGGTGTGGGAGAGGATGATGGGAACGTGATCGGAGAGGTGGATGCGGCGGATGTCGGCGGCTTGGGGCTCATCGGGTTCGGACCCATAGGAAGAGTCGAAAGGGTTGCTAGGGGgagcgccggaggaggaggaggtgccgaGGGCCGACATGGCAGCAaggggagacggcggcgcgggaTGGGTTCGGTGGGGTGTTAGGGTTTTGGGAAGGGGGCGGCTCAGGTGGAGCAGCGGGGCGCGGCGGGGAGGGTTGGGGGGAGGAGGCGCGGCGGGGGGAAGGGGTGTGGTGGGGAGGGGGCAGGAGGCGCGGCGgccggggaggcggcggcgcagaTCAGCGGGAGCGGAGGCGACCACGGCACGGCTAGGGCTGGGATCGAGTAGTTAGGGCTGATACCATGTAGAGAAATAGGATGCAACTTTCAATGTATTGATGGGTGCATATGCACAAGTATATATAGTACATAGGGTAAGTCATATCCTTAACTATAAAAAAAAACTTAAAGTACAAAAATACATGTTCTAAATACATATCTCAACAGACGTACACGGACGAGCCCGACAAAAGGGGCACACGCGGTTGCGGCAGATGCGGCTGGGGTACCTCCTGCACCGCCCCACCTCCGTTTCCTTGGACTTGACCACCGCGGCAGCTAGGCGCGGCGGGCCCCAAGCACGCGTGCTGGCCCGGAAGATGGCCGCTCGGGAGCAGCTAGACGGCGGGAGATGATGGATGGAGGCGGCGACGCTGAGCAGCGTGTCAAATGGATTGGGCCTTCCTGCCAGTAGCGTTGTGTTGGCCGGAGGTGGGCAACACAGCGAGAGAGCAGAGAGACGATAGCAGAGAGTGGGAGGGGGAAAAATAAGGCTCACCAAGGGCAGGGGCGTTCGCGCGAGGCAGTTTCTGAGCGAACCATTTTCTTTCCCTGACGTGGCAACTGAGCAAGCGCCAAGGTTCATGCGATTAATCTAACGGCAATGAAGTTGTTCGCTCCAACCTGCTAGAAATCTGACGTTTGATATTTAGCCTTTTTAAAAAGGTGTGTGCTTCGTGTCCGCAGCCAGGTCGCGAGCCGTATCTGCCGCATCCAGCGGCCGAGCATGCCTCCACCGTTGCAACACATGTCTTTAATAATTATTTTTGCAATACGGATTTTGTTGCAGAAAAAAAATCAACAGCTGTTTTGTCAAAAAAATAAATTCTGCAATAGAGGTTTGTTGCAAAACATAGATTCGTTGTAGGCCATTGCAACACCGCATATGTTTCACAAGTGTAACCCTATTGCAGAAGCGCATTCGACGAAGGATGGTGTGCAGGGAAGGTGGTGGAcgcggccgccgcgatccgccggGCGATGATAAGCATTTCCCTTTCGAAAAACAAACATGTACAACAGAGAAAGAAAGATTTTCTTTTTACCAAACCAACAAGCGAAGCGTGACACTTGGTTTGGCTTTTTACCGGGATTTTGCTGCTTGGCAGCCAAATCATGACCAAACTACAAAACGAGTGAGACGGATTTCATTGACAACCAGCAAAAAACGCACGCACAGGTGAGAGTGACCATAGAGGCACTTTCCTGGCTTTGGATGCATGGCCCTGGCTTTGGATGCATGGCCCTTTGAACATATCCCTGGACTTGACATCAAATTACTCACATTTGCCACGTGCGTGCCACCTTTTCTTGTCTCCCAATGATGGTGATTCAAGGGTCCCCACCCCCCGTCGCCGCCCTGCCCGTGGCTACCAACCTGCTCCTGCTGCGCTGACGGAGTGACACCTTCCTTCATTGCCTCTCATCGGTGTCGCCGTTGGTCTGTCTCGTCTTCGGTGGCCTTAGGGCTATAGCGGCACGGTGGATCTCGGTCCTTATCGGTAGGAGGGCTCTGTTTTTAGTTGTTCCTTCGTGTTTTGTTAGAGTTTGTGTCGCTCAGAAAGACGAAACgacggcggctccctgaagatggaataaggttctttCCATCTAGCCCTGTCCCGATGGAGTGTCTAGCATCATCGATGGGCGTgcggaggtgtgtctccggcaaATCTATCCTTGATGAATTTTCTCGGATCTGGCCGTAATTCGTCTATTTTCATGCGTTTTCAGGTTGGACCCTTACGATCTACGCCACTCTTCGTCGGCGGCGGTTGTTATTCTGTTGGTCTTATGGGGTTTTAGCACGACGACTTTTCGATTGTCTATTATAACAAGTTTTGTCCGGCCTCGGCGAGAAAGGGAcaatgacggcggcgcgccttcgacTCGCTTAAGTACCTGTAGTCGTCGCTAGATGGTGTATGGATcaggatgtaatttttattattttttatatTCATTATACTGCCATGATTAAAGATGAATAGATGGAAAGTTTTTTTTTAAATGGATATCATCGTACAGGTGAAATTGGACGTACGTGTCTCTACCGGCAGAAAAAGCAACACTACTTAGTTTCTTAGATGACCTTTATTTCTCAGAGTTTTGAGATTAGCCCGACGCGGATTTTTGGACATGCGGCCACGCGCAGCCCATATCCAGGACATCCGCCTGTGCGTCGTGATGACTACTTTTAGTAAGCCATCTGGAATACCGGGCGGCTTAATTACAAGCTTTCAAAATACCTCACTTTATACGGCCGTTGTATGGGTCAGGGCTGCATTTAATGTCGTATGAATACACGGGCCAGGCGACGCCCAACCGATTGAATAATTGCTTTGGGCGCTGGCTGGACATAACTGAGTTGTTGCCAAGTTCGGTTCTCACAGTGCGCATCTCGTCTTTCCGTCGACCGTGGACGAACAGAGCAAGGTGTGGAGATGGGTTCTGCACAGACGGAGAGCGCATTGGTTGCACAACATACCCACTGCACGCTTCTCTCGCGTTTAGCAAGTAGGAAAAATCCAGCGATGTCGTCGTCGTCTTCTAGCTGCGGCACGCCCGTAAGCATCTCTCCAAATTTCTTTGTTGCGGGAGACACGCAGCTAGGAGGCCGTTGCGTTGATGGATCATCAATGGATTGTTGGGTGCATTTACGTTTTGCAGGGGCAGCTGAGCGTATTCACTCCTCTGTTGTGTCTTTAATATGTGCATCGCATGTGGGGAGGACATATCTAGTAATACGGGTCTCAGGTGCTACAATGCTCAAATGAATCCTGAACCGCTAGATCATATTCTAAGGGACATGATGAATGCAAGGGTGATGACCAGCTCCTCCACCGCAGAATATACCAGAAACACCCGGGATTCTATACTTAATTAAGACCAAGGGAATGGGAAGATGATGATTTCTGGATTTCCTCAATTTTGCCCATTGTTTATTTAGCAGAAGCATGCGTGAAATGATGCATGTAACCTTGTTATCACAAGAAAAAAAAGTACGACACGCTCTACTGGTAAAAAACATATACACATTCTAAAACTGTAGGTGTTAACTTAGAAAAAAAAGTTGTGCATTTTAATTAACCACAACATTCACTCAATTAGATTCAGTTCCTCTTCAAGATAGCTGGAAATGCTTGCTTGTACATTCTCTACAAAAAACTCAGTTAGCTTCCGTGAAAGCAAATATAGCATGTACTAGGTTAGTTGTCCAACTGATTTGAGATTGTACAAGCTAGAACGGCACATGGAATATGTGAGGACCAACAACGGAAAATATTCATTTATAATAGTACTCTTTGTGGATTATCATAATTGACATTATATGCAAATTTACGGACTAGACATACCAGACTACTATTAGTGTTTGACAGACAAAGTAACCAAAAAATTACTAGATTTATTTTGTTGAACTTTTAGCAGTATAAAAGCAAAATACGGAGATGGCATAATTTTATATGGAGATTGCACAATAGCAAGCCTTTTTTTCTGCCCGTAAGTGAAACCAAGGCTCATAAACTAGTATAGTACTAGTAGGAAAAGGGCGTGATGCTTAATTAATAACATGAATCAGAGTGTTTTTGTATATTTTGCGGTGGAGAGGCTGCTCATCACGTGTGCCTTCATCGTGTCCCTTCCAACATAATCCAAAGGCCCATGATCCATCGGAGCATTGTATCACTTGAGTTGCGGTATCACCAGATATGTTGCCCGCATGTGGGCTGCTAGATCGTTGAATTATTGCCATTGGGATGTTGGGTGTGGGATTAATGCATGCGCTGCCTCACGGGCCATGCACTGCATGTGTCAGGTGCAAATATACACGCTATACCGAATGCTATACGACGAGGTGAATTCCTTATACGGCCAGAGGGTATTAAAGCTGCACGCATCGTGCGGCAGCGTGCGGTGTGGATTCCGGACGCGCGTGGTGGCATGTCCACTCGCGATTTATCGCTCACAGCCCACTAAAACTATTGAGATGTCAAAACTATTCATCAACGGGAATTCTCATGGTTTGATCAAGTTCTAATTAGCTCGCGGATGCAACAATATATTTTACATAGACAGCAGAAATATTTGCTAAAACATCTCATCACCCCGTTAAAAGCTACTAAAAAAAACGAGACAGTGGCAACTGGCAAGCAAGATCCATGGAACCTGATGTATCAGCAGCAGCAATCTGTCAATCAGTGAGTGAAAGTGTAGAAGACGGTGCTGATGTACACGACGAGGGCGGTGGAGACGAGCCCGACGAGCCCCGCGGCGGCCTTGGCAGCGGCCCGGTTGCTGGCGCATCCCAGGGTGCCGAGCCGGATCTGCACGAccatcaccatggaggccatcAAGAAGACGCAGCCGACGACGGAGCCCACGGCGGAGGCCAGCATCCccagccggagcaggcgggcgtcGATGTGGGCGTGCGTGTCGTCGGGATCCTTGGAGTTGATGAGGTTGATCGCGAGCTTGAGGCCCTGCGCCACGAGGCtggagaagaggaaggaggagaagGCGACCACCTCGAGGACGAGCAGGGACCGCGCCACGTCGGGCCCGGCGTCGCAGGACGAGTCGCCGGCGAGGCTGCGGAGCTCGCCGGGGGTCGCGAGGGAGAGGCCCACGAAGACGGCCACCGTGAAGAGCGAGTTCACGTTGACCACCCCGTCCAGCGCCGTCACGTGCACGCTCGTCGTGTTCGCCGACAGCGCCGCCGGGAGCTTCCACTCGTAGCCGTGGtggtggccgccgccgccgccgttgccgcgCTCGTCAGATCTGGGGCAATCAGAAGCAAAAGGAAAACAGCATCTTCAGGCGCTTCCCTTCCAAAAAATGAAGTTCTTGGTCGGTGCAACCAATGCAAGAACATCTTGTTCGGATTCGAGGAGGTCAATCTGAGAGTGCGCGAGGTACAGAAGACTTACTCATCCATGGGGCGCCGGGAGGAGGTTGGATCGGATGCTTTGCTTCCTCAGATGCTGCTGTCTTGCAGATCGAGTTGCTTTTGCTGGTTGGGAATGTGGGGATCAATCAAAAGAAAGATGCGGAGAGCGTTTGGGGAACTGAGGGGCCAATCGCAAAACGACCGTGGCGACCGACCGTCCGCGTGACATGGACGACCGTGGCGACCGGCCATCCGCCTGACATGGGTGGGTACGTGCCTTCACGCGGAGCTAGCAAGAATACCGTGCCACGTCATCGAAATACGAGGCAGAAGCGAGACGTGGCCTATTTCtttttggaaaaagttcaaaataAACCCTGAACTCGTAGGCGCTAGCTAAATCGAACCCCCAACTCACAATCCCCGAAATTGGCACTCTGAACTCATTAATCCTGGTCTAAATCAAACCCTGAGAGCCCTTCCCAAACAGGGATTGCTGACGTGGCTAGTCGCAGCCGGGATTGCTCTTTTTTTTTGGTGGAAACTGAGAGAGATGGCCGGTTCAGTGCGTACAAAGGTGGCCCGGCCCACTTCGAGAGCCCATCGAACGAAGCAGTCGAGGAGGCGTCCCCCTGTATTCTTCTCTGCTCCCGCGACGGCAATGGCGGCAGGTGGGtgatcgacggcggcggcgacgatcTAGCCGGCGCGCGACGGCGAGCGACGGGCTAAGGTATGTGCGCGACGTTCTCCTCCTCTGGGCACCGTTTTTTTTTACCTTTGCGCACAACATTAGGGTTAGGGTTTTAGGTGCGGGATTTGCAGGATTTTGTCGAGGGAAAGTAAGGATTTTTATGTGAGTAGGTTATGTTTTTTGCATTCGAATTGTGAGTTGGGGTTCGTAGTAGTGCGGGCAAGTGACTTATGTTCTGTTTATTTCAGTTTCATCATGGATCCGACGGAGATACTGAACATGAGATTCCATTTTGGTGGCGAGTTCATCAGTATTGGTCCAAATTTGCAATATGTTGGGGGGATGATGAGATGTCAGAGATTGAGAGGGATAAGTTGTCACTGCAGGAGGTGAAAGGGTTTCTGAAAGATCATATGCAGTTGAAAGAATCAATGAAATTTTATTTTCAGATACCTGGGAAATCAATGGCAGAGGGCTTGATGTTTCTGAATGATGACAGTAAATGTGTCCAGATGGGAGAGTACACTGATGTGGGAGGAGTAGCTGACATATATGTTGAGTACCATGGAGAAGAGGACAGTGAGCATAGCAGCAGTGGGAGTGATTTTGAAAATGATGAGATAATGGATGtaattgatgatgatgatgaaccTGACATTGTCATCACTACAGAGCCAGGTGAAGGTTCAGATGATGAGGTGGAACTTGTGCATCATGTTATGGTTCCTGATGATACTGGTGTGATCACTCAAGTACTTTGCAGTCCAGTTAAGCAAGTTCATGGAAGAAGAAGGCAAGTGGAAGCAGAGCAAGTGTCAGTAGAGGAAGTGGTAGCAGCCTCCCAGCTTCTAGTTTCCCAGGTGTTTAATCCAAGTCAAGCAACAACTGCTGCAGTAGGAAATGGTTCAAGTGAAGCACCAGCTGCTGCAGATTCAGTTAGTGAGTCTGATTCAGACCCTGAATATCAGCCACACAGTGAGGACAGTGGGGAAGATTCAGAAGTTGTGGAGCTAAGAAGGCATGCTAGAAAATTTAAGAAGAAGATGAGAGACACCAAGAGTTGGATTCAGAGAGATTCCACAGCCCCAGTTCCAGTTGAGCTCATTGCAAATATGGAGGAACAACTAGAAGCAGAAGAGAAAGATTGGGGCTATGATTCATCTGATGAGGATTACTCATATGATGAAGATTCTGATGGACAAGTGGTGAGGAGGAAGAGTCAGCTTCCTAGATACCATAATGACACAGAGATTCCACACTTCAGCTTGACAATGGTGTTCAGAAGCAAGAACCAGTT
This sequence is a window from Aegilops tauschii subsp. strangulata cultivar AL8/78 chromosome 7, Aet v6.0, whole genome shotgun sequence. Protein-coding genes within it:
- the LOC109744055 gene encoding uncharacterized protein, which produces MDESDERGNGGGGGHHHGYEWKLPAALSANTTSVHVTALDGVVNVNSLFTVAVFVGLSLATPGELRSLAGDSSCDAGPDVARSLLVLEVVAFSSFLFSSLVAQGLKLAINLINSKDPDDTHAHIDARLLRLGMLASAVGSVVGCVFLMASMVMVVQIRLGTLGCASNRAAAKAAAGLVGLVSTALVVYISTVFYTFTH